Within Chelatococcus sp. HY11, the genomic segment GCCAGGCAAAGAGCCTCGGCGATATCGGCCGCTTCCTCCTCGCCAATATGATCTATCAGGACGGCCTTGTGGCGCTGTTTGCCTTCGGCGGGATTTACGCCGCCGGCGTGTTCGGCTGGGGCATGATCGAGATTGGCGTCTTCGGAATTCTGTTGACCTTGACCGGGACGATCGGCGCCTTCATCGGCGGGCGCCTCGATGATGCCATCGGCGGCAAGCGGGTCATCCTCGGGGCATTGACCATCCTCGTCCTGTGCTGCCTCGGTATACTCTCGCTCGGACGGGACCATATCCTGTTCGTCTGGCCGACAGGTCCCATGATCCCGGGGGCGGGGCTTTATGCCCACCTGCCGGAAAAGGTCTATGTCGCGCTCGGTCTCGCCATCGGCCTCGTCGCGGGGCCGCTGCAGGCCTCCTCACGCAGCCTGCTCGTCCGTCTCGCGCCACCTGGGCAGGCCGGGCAGTTCTTCGGCCTCTTCGCGCTGTCGGGCAAGGTGACCTCCTTCCTGGGGCCGACACTCGTCGCCACCGCCACCTATCTGTTCCAGAGCCAGGCCGCCGGTCTCGCCGTTCTCATCGGCTTCTTCGGTCTCGGCGGCCTCCTGATCGCCGGCGTTCGCGCACGCTGAGTGGCGGGGGGCCGCCTCGGCTTCGACCGAGCGTGGCCACCGGAAAAGATCAGGGGCTTCAATCGAGGCTCGATATGCGATCGGTCGTCGCGCTCAAGGCTGCCAGGGCGCGTCGTCGGTTTCGGCTTCCGCGGCGGCCACGCCGTCAAGTGTCGCCATGACAGCCCGCAGCACCTCACGCACGCCGGCGCCTGAGGCGGCCGAGATCACGTAGGGCGTGCGCTTGGAGGCCCGTTTCAGCCGCGCGACCTGATCCTTGCGGGTCTCGTCATCAAGCGAGTCGGCTTTCGTCAGTACTACGATCTCGGGCTTGTCGCTCAATCCGTGGCCATAGGCCTCAAGCTCCGCGCGCACGGTCTTATAGGCCTTGCCCGCGTGCTCGCCGGTGCCGTCGACGAGATGGAGCAGGACCCGGCAACGCTCGACATGGCCGAGGAAGCGGTCGCCCAGGCCATGTCCCTCGTGGGCGCCCTCGATGAGGCCGGGGATGTCCGCCAGCACAAATTCCCGGCCATCCACGCCGACCACGCCGAGGCCCGGATGCAGCGTCGTGAAGGGATAATCGGCGATCTTAGGCTTTGCGGCGCTGACCGCGGCGAGAAATGTGGACTTGCCGGCATTGGGCAGGCCGACGAGGCCGGCATCGGCGATAAGCTTCAGCCGAAGCCAGATCCACATCTCGGTGCCGGTCTGGCCGGGATTGGCGTGGCGCGGGGCCTGGTTGGTGGACGACTTGAAATAGGCGTTGCCGAACCCGCCATTGCCGCCGCGCGCCAGAACGACCCGCTGGCCGACCTCGGTCATGTCGGCGAGCAGGGTCTCGCCATCCTCCGTATAGATCTCGGTGCCTTGGGGAACCTTGAGCACCACATCG encodes:
- the obgE gene encoding GTPase ObgE, with the translated sequence MKFLDQAKVYVRSGDGGAGCVSFRREKFIEFGGPNGGDGGRGGDVIVECTDGLNTLIDYRYQQHFKARPGMHGMGKNRNGPRGDDVVLKVPQGTEIYTEDGETLLADMTEVGQRVVLARGGNGGFGNAYFKSSTNQAPRHANPGQTGTEMWIWLRLKLIADAGLVGLPNAGKSTFLAAVSAAKPKIADYPFTTLHPGLGVVGVDGREFVLADIPGLIEGAHEGHGLGDRFLGHVERCRVLLHLVDGTGEHAGKAYKTVRAELEAYGHGLSDKPEIVVLTKADSLDDETRKDQVARLKRASKRTPYVISAASGAGVREVLRAVMATLDGVAAAEAETDDAPWQP